The following are encoded in a window of Halosolutus halophilus genomic DNA:
- a CDS encoding LamB/YcsF family protein, translated as MVAIDINCDMGESFGNYTMGRDEEVMPYITSANVAGGFHAGDPHVMRETITLAEEHDVGVGIHPGLPDMMGFGRRQMDATPQEVRDYVVYQLGALIGFAEWAGVEVQHVKPHGAMYSMLSGSDDHARAVMDAILEVDPELVYLATDLNIYEIAEEYDELDAVFEGYVDLDYRSDHTLIVEKEVSEVDPGLAADRAVSIATRGEVEAADGTMIDIPADSLCIHGDNPNSVEVLETIHERFEEEGIELKRLDEL; from the coding sequence ATGGTAGCCATTGACATTAACTGCGACATGGGGGAGAGCTTCGGCAACTACACCATGGGGCGCGACGAGGAGGTGATGCCGTACATTACGTCGGCCAACGTGGCGGGCGGCTTCCACGCGGGCGACCCGCACGTGATGCGCGAGACGATCACGCTGGCCGAGGAGCACGACGTCGGCGTCGGTATTCATCCCGGGCTGCCGGACATGATGGGCTTCGGCCGTCGGCAGATGGACGCCACACCCCAGGAAGTCCGCGACTACGTCGTCTATCAACTCGGCGCGCTCATCGGCTTTGCCGAGTGGGCCGGCGTCGAGGTGCAACACGTCAAACCCCACGGGGCGATGTATTCGATGCTCTCCGGCAGCGACGACCACGCTCGCGCGGTCATGGATGCGATCCTCGAAGTTGACCCCGAGCTGGTCTATCTCGCGACAGACCTGAATATTTACGAGATTGCCGAGGAATACGACGAACTCGATGCGGTGTTCGAAGGATACGTCGACCTCGATTACCGCTCCGATCACACGCTGATCGTCGAAAAAGAAGTGTCGGAGGTCGATCCCGGACTCGCGGCCGACAGGGCCGTAAGCATTGCCACACGCGGCGAGGTCGAGGCCGCTGACGGAACGATGATCGACATCCCCGCTGACAGTCTCTGTATTCATGGCGACAATCCCAACTCCGTAGAAGTGCTCGAGACGATCCACGAGCGCTTCGAGGAGGAAGGGATCGAATTGAAGCGCCTCGATGAACTATAG
- a CDS encoding acetyl-CoA carboxylase, translating into MTTEYVTAPMPGVFYRRPDPDDPPLVEVGDDVTEGDKVALIGVMKNFHDVTASHDGTVTDVLVDNEAEIEAGQELIELTIDD; encoded by the coding sequence ATGACGACCGAGTACGTGACCGCACCGATGCCCGGCGTGTTTTACCGACGACCAGATCCGGACGACCCCCCGCTCGTGGAGGTCGGCGACGACGTGACCGAGGGCGACAAGGTGGCGCTCATCGGCGTGATGAAGAACTTCCACGACGTCACGGCGTCGCACGACGGGACCGTGACCGACGTGCTGGTCGACAACGAGGCGGAGATCGAGGCCGGACAGGAACTGATCGAACTGACGATCGACGACTGA
- a CDS encoding biotin-dependent carboxyltransferase family protein, translating into MIRVLDGGISTTVQDLGRFGQYHIGMPPSGAMDLFSHRVANALVGNSPEAATLEMTYGGADLRFEEDAVVALAGADMPARIDGDDVPMHEAVRVERGQELETEFTTTGARTYLAVVGGIDVPEVMGSKSTYTLVGIGGHEGRTLADGDELAIGENGVDREAVIGNRAPESRLRDFEAIDDVRVVVGLCDYRLTDESRERLCEVDWKVTPEADRVGYRLEGPELDFVEREQPFGAGTDPSNVVDVGYPIGSIQLPQQPIVLMRDAVTGGGYATVATVISTDRDLLAQIRTHETVRFDAVTVDEALEAREAAQADLDAIRDALE; encoded by the coding sequence ATGATTCGCGTCCTCGACGGCGGCATCTCGACGACGGTACAGGATCTCGGCCGGTTCGGCCAGTACCACATCGGCATGCCGCCCTCCGGTGCGATGGACCTCTTCTCGCACCGGGTCGCAAACGCGCTCGTCGGCAACAGTCCAGAGGCGGCCACCCTGGAGATGACGTACGGTGGCGCCGACCTCCGGTTCGAGGAGGACGCCGTCGTCGCGCTCGCGGGTGCCGACATGCCGGCCCGCATCGACGGCGACGACGTCCCCATGCACGAAGCGGTGCGAGTCGAGCGCGGCCAGGAACTGGAGACCGAGTTCACCACGACGGGCGCGCGCACCTACCTCGCCGTCGTCGGCGGGATCGACGTCCCCGAGGTAATGGGGAGCAAGTCGACCTACACGCTCGTCGGCATCGGCGGTCACGAGGGCCGCACGCTCGCGGACGGCGACGAGCTGGCGATCGGCGAGAACGGCGTCGACCGCGAGGCTGTGATCGGCAACCGCGCTCCCGAATCGCGGCTCCGCGACTTCGAGGCGATCGACGACGTTCGCGTCGTCGTCGGCCTTTGCGATTACCGGCTCACCGACGAGAGCCGGGAGCGGCTCTGCGAGGTCGACTGGAAGGTGACGCCGGAGGCCGATCGCGTCGGCTACCGCCTCGAGGGGCCGGAACTCGACTTCGTCGAGCGCGAACAGCCGTTCGGCGCGGGGACCGACCCGTCGAACGTCGTCGACGTCGGGTACCCGATCGGCTCGATCCAGCTGCCCCAGCAACCGATCGTCCTGATGCGGGACGCCGTGACCGGCGGCGGGTACGCGACCGTCGCGACGGTGATCAGCACGGATCGCGACCTGCTCGCCCAGATTCGCACCCACGAGACCGTCCGCTTCGACGCCGTCACGGTCGACGAGGCGCTCGAGGCCCGCGAGGCCGCGCAGGCGGATCTCGACGCGATCCGAGACGCCCTCGAGTGA
- a CDS encoding 5-oxoprolinase subunit B family protein, which yields MTEARIERTELPEPRYEFGGDDHVFVELDEAMSFDANFQAMAITQQISERDIDGVTEICPANASYMVRFDPDVIRPDAMVDRLREIAAETDIEEYSWETRIVDVPVLFQDPWTHETLMEFRDRHQDPDATDLEYSARINGLEDAEAFIETFVGAPHMVTMVGFVPGLPWCFQMVPRSDQLEVPKYEQPRTNTPGRAVGFGGAFSVIYPVQGAGGYQLYGRTPIEVLDAEQTLPDFQESIVFPNPGDVLNYRPIDRDEYDAVREEVEAGTYEYTTASVEFTPDEFFEAPHEYNEEITEVLYE from the coding sequence ATGACAGAAGCGCGAATCGAACGCACGGAACTGCCGGAGCCTCGATACGAATTCGGCGGCGACGATCACGTGTTTGTCGAACTTGACGAGGCGATGAGTTTCGACGCCAACTTTCAGGCGATGGCGATCACACAACAGATCAGCGAGCGCGACATCGACGGTGTCACCGAAATCTGCCCAGCCAACGCGTCGTACATGGTCCGGTTCGACCCCGACGTGATCCGGCCGGACGCGATGGTCGACAGGTTGCGCGAGATCGCCGCCGAGACCGACATCGAGGAGTACTCCTGGGAGACGCGCATCGTCGACGTTCCCGTCCTCTTCCAGGACCCGTGGACCCACGAGACGCTCATGGAGTTTCGCGATCGCCACCAGGACCCCGATGCGACGGACCTCGAGTACTCCGCGCGGATCAACGGGCTCGAGGACGCCGAGGCGTTCATCGAGACCTTCGTCGGCGCGCCGCATATGGTCACGATGGTCGGGTTCGTCCCCGGCCTCCCGTGGTGTTTCCAGATGGTGCCCAGGAGCGACCAGCTCGAGGTACCGAAGTACGAGCAACCCCGAACCAACACGCCAGGCCGGGCGGTCGGCTTCGGCGGCGCGTTCTCGGTCATCTACCCGGTCCAGGGCGCGGGCGGCTACCAACTGTACGGCCGGACGCCGATCGAGGTGCTGGACGCCGAGCAGACCCTCCCCGACTTCCAGGAGTCGATCGTCTTCCCGAATCCCGGGGACGTCCTGAACTACCGGCCGATCGACCGGGACGAGTACGACGCGGTGCGCGAGGAGGTCGAGGCCGGCACGTACGAGTACACGACCGCGTCGGTCGAGTTCACCCCCGACGAGTTCTTCGAGGCCCCACACGAGTACAACGAGGAGATCACGGAGGTGCTGTACGAATGA
- a CDS encoding acetyl-CoA carboxylase biotin carboxylase subunit gives MFDRLLVANRGEIAVRVIQAARELGVETVGVYSDADETAKHVRHADVTRHVGSSPARKSYLDGDALLEAARETDAEAIHPGYGFLAENEAFARQVEQSECAWIGPPADVMAEFGEKTKSRTLMQQAGVPVVPGTEDIVDAPADVRAFADEHGYPVAVKADSGGGGRGLKVVDEAAEIEDALAEAKREGDAYFDNPDVYVEKFLENPRHIEVQVLVDAHGNARHLYERDCSVQRRQQKLIEETPSPSLDPETREELCAAACQGVSEAGYENAGTVEFLYEDGEFYFLEVNARIQVEHTITELVTGIDIVKWQLRIAAGEELDFAQDAVAPRGAAMEFRINAEDPSAGFSPTPGTLETYRPPTGMGVRVDDGVDQGDRISPYYDSLVGKYVVFGEHRDEVLARGRRALDETDIEGIATTVPFHRAVLEDERFRANDHTTKYLDEQFDGLD, from the coding sequence ATGTTCGACAGACTCCTCGTCGCGAATCGCGGCGAGATCGCGGTCCGGGTAATACAGGCGGCGCGGGAACTCGGCGTCGAAACCGTCGGCGTCTACAGCGACGCGGACGAGACGGCAAAGCACGTCCGCCACGCCGACGTCACCCGTCACGTCGGGTCGTCGCCAGCCAGAAAGAGCTACCTCGACGGTGACGCCCTCCTCGAGGCCGCTCGCGAGACCGACGCGGAGGCGATCCACCCGGGGTACGGGTTCCTGGCCGAAAACGAGGCGTTCGCTCGTCAGGTCGAGCAGTCGGAGTGTGCGTGGATCGGGCCGCCGGCGGACGTCATGGCCGAGTTCGGCGAGAAGACGAAATCCCGGACGCTGATGCAGCAGGCGGGCGTGCCGGTGGTTCCCGGCACCGAGGACATCGTCGACGCGCCGGCCGACGTCCGCGCGTTCGCGGACGAGCACGGGTATCCGGTCGCCGTCAAAGCCGACAGCGGCGGCGGCGGTCGCGGTCTCAAAGTCGTCGACGAAGCGGCCGAGATCGAGGACGCCCTTGCGGAAGCCAAGCGCGAGGGGGACGCGTACTTCGACAACCCCGACGTCTACGTCGAGAAGTTCCTCGAGAACCCGCGCCACATCGAGGTCCAGGTGCTCGTCGACGCACACGGCAACGCACGCCACCTCTACGAGCGCGATTGCTCCGTCCAGCGCCGCCAGCAGAAACTCATCGAGGAGACGCCGTCGCCGTCGCTCGATCCGGAGACACGCGAGGAGCTCTGTGCCGCCGCGTGCCAGGGCGTTTCCGAGGCCGGCTACGAAAACGCCGGCACCGTCGAGTTCCTCTACGAGGACGGCGAGTTCTACTTCCTCGAGGTCAACGCCCGTATCCAGGTCGAACACACGATCACCGAGCTCGTGACGGGCATCGACATCGTCAAGTGGCAGCTCCGCATCGCCGCCGGCGAGGAACTCGACTTCGCGCAGGACGCGGTCGCACCCCGCGGCGCGGCGATGGAGTTTCGCATCAACGCCGAAGATCCGTCGGCCGGCTTCTCGCCCACCCCCGGGACGCTCGAGACGTATCGCCCGCCAACCGGGATGGGCGTTCGCGTCGACGACGGCGTCGACCAGGGCGACCGGATCAGCCCGTACTACGACTCGCTCGTCGGCAAGTACGTCGTCTTCGGCGAGCATCGCGACGAAGTCCTCGCGCGGGGCCGACGCGCGCTCGACGAGACCGACATCGAGGGGATCGCGACGACCGTCCCGTTCCACCGCGCGGTGCTCGAGGACGAGCGGTTCCGCGCGAACGACCACACGACCAAGTACCTCGACGAACAGTTCGACGGGCTCGACTGA
- a CDS encoding GlcG/HbpS family heme-binding protein, with the protein MTEVTLDVATEIIEAAETHVGDSDVPPMCIAVMDEGANLVGFHRMDGALLASIDIAQNKAYTAVSLQLDTETVHEVSQPGESLYGIGETNDGRIITFGGGFPLEDDDGTVVGGVGVSGGSVDEDVEVAQAGLEAFETD; encoded by the coding sequence ATGACAGAAGTCACACTGGATGTCGCAACGGAGATCATCGAAGCGGCGGAGACCCACGTCGGGGACTCCGACGTCCCGCCGATGTGTATCGCAGTAATGGACGAGGGTGCCAATCTCGTCGGCTTTCACCGGATGGACGGCGCGCTGCTCGCGAGCATCGACATCGCCCAGAACAAGGCCTACACAGCGGTCTCGTTGCAACTGGATACGGAAACCGTTCACGAGGTCTCACAGCCGGGCGAGTCGTTGTACGGGATCGGGGAGACGAACGACGGCCGAATCATCACCTTCGGTGGCGGATTCCCCCTCGAGGACGACGACGGCACCGTCGTCGGCGGCGTCGGCGTGTCCGGCGGCAGCGTGGACGAGGACGTCGAAGTCGCCCAAGCGGGGCTCGAGGCGTTCGAGACCGACTGA
- a CDS encoding type II toxin-antitoxin system VapC family toxin — MKLCDTAVLVDIDRGGVADRVARLDDEGRHAISTVTVTELRLGVNKRYTDSATRQDALEDLERLLARFEIIEVDRAVAIAAADIISEMHQQGTPLHDLHDVYIGATAMVEQLSVLTANVDHFDRMDGVTVVDWTSF, encoded by the coding sequence ATGAAACTCTGTGACACGGCGGTACTCGTCGATATCGACCGCGGCGGAGTCGCTGATCGGGTCGCCAGGCTTGACGACGAGGGCCGCCACGCGATCAGTACGGTCACAGTCACCGAACTGCGTCTCGGCGTGAACAAGCGATACACGGACAGTGCGACGCGGCAGGACGCACTCGAGGATCTGGAGCGCCTGCTCGCCCGGTTCGAAATCATAGAGGTCGATCGCGCGGTCGCGATCGCTGCCGCCGACATCATCAGCGAGATGCACCAGCAAGGCACGCCGCTTCATGACCTCCATGACGTCTACATCGGGGCGACGGCAATGGTCGAACAGCTCTCGGTGCTCACTGCGAACGTCGACCACTTCGACCGGATGGACGGCGTCACTGTCGTCGATTGGACGTCCTTTTGA
- a CDS encoding antitoxin VapB family protein yields the protein MSKNIAISDDVYRELKREKGDRSFSDVIRDHLDERRQLADVTGAGVLDRETHDDVKADIGQLSRGTLEDLDDETL from the coding sequence ATGAGCAAGAACATCGCAATCTCCGACGACGTGTATCGCGAACTCAAACGCGAGAAGGGAGATCGCAGTTTCAGCGACGTCATTCGAGACCACCTCGACGAGCGTCGCCAACTCGCCGACGTCACGGGCGCGGGCGTCCTCGATCGCGAGACGCACGACGATGTCAAGGCGGATATCGGACAACTGAGTCGCGGGACGCTCGAGGATCTCGACGATGAAACTCTGTGA
- a CDS encoding iron-containing alcohol dehydrogenase family protein yields the protein MTEFVSPPRTFTGPGSRSRLADLVPDDANDVHVVTDEGVANAGVVDAVRDHLPVEPTVHTDVPSNPDQETVLSLSDRLVAADFAVGVGGGSPMDATKAACIAPTVSATTTDPLDLSPETSLDRLDRRVPFVLVPTTSGTGTETGYWAVVSDHDRAEKRSVGHPSMLADAAVLDPELTLSLPPVLTAATGFDVLTHAIESLTASGATELTLPYSRHAYDIARESLRTAVADGDDLAAREALQQASYLAGVAMNNAGLGAVHAVSHALGGVHDLPHGHLNAMLLPAVVRRNGERDPGARARYATLVESARPPHVELADRVERLRRDVGLQHLPDVPEDWQLEVVAETAVDNLNMETNPFQYDEDAIVSICRYALPNTA from the coding sequence ATGACGGAGTTCGTTTCCCCACCGCGCACGTTCACCGGACCAGGCTCTCGGTCCCGGCTCGCGGACCTCGTGCCAGACGACGCGAACGACGTTCACGTCGTGACCGACGAGGGTGTCGCGAACGCTGGTGTCGTCGACGCGGTCCGTGATCACTTGCCGGTCGAGCCGACCGTCCACACGGACGTCCCGTCGAACCCGGACCAGGAGACCGTTCTGTCTCTTTCCGACCGGCTCGTAGCCGCTGACTTCGCCGTGGGGGTCGGTGGGGGGAGTCCGATGGACGCAACGAAGGCTGCGTGCATCGCACCAACCGTTTCGGCGACAACCACTGACCCGCTGGACCTCTCCCCGGAGACCTCCCTGGACCGTCTGGACCGCCGCGTCCCGTTCGTTCTGGTGCCGACGACGTCCGGAACGGGTACCGAAACCGGCTACTGGGCCGTCGTCTCCGACCACGACCGCGCGGAGAAGCGGAGCGTCGGTCACCCCTCGATGCTGGCTGACGCGGCCGTCCTCGACCCCGAACTGACCCTCTCGCTGCCACCAGTCCTGACGGCCGCGACGGGGTTCGACGTGCTCACGCACGCCATCGAATCACTCACCGCCAGTGGCGCGACAGAACTAACACTCCCCTACAGCCGCCACGCCTACGACATCGCGAGGGAGTCACTCAGGACGGCGGTCGCGGACGGCGACGATCTCGCCGCCCGTGAGGCGCTGCAGCAAGCCAGCTATCTGGCCGGTGTCGCGATGAACAACGCCGGGCTGGGTGCCGTCCACGCAGTGAGCCACGCGCTCGGCGGCGTCCACGACCTTCCACACGGCCACCTGAACGCGATGCTCCTCCCGGCGGTCGTCCGCCGTAACGGCGAGCGAGATCCGGGAGCGCGGGCGCGATACGCCACCCTCGTGGAGTCAGCCCGCCCCCCGCACGTGGAGCTCGCCGACCGCGTGGAACGCCTCCGACGCGACGTCGGGTTGCAGCATCTGCCGGACGTCCCCGAGGACTGGCAGCTGGAGGTCGTCGCCGAGACGGCCGTTGATAACCTCAACATGGAGACGAATCCATTCCAGTACGACGAGGACGCCATCGTGTCCATTTGCCGGTATGCGCTCCCGAACACGGCGTAG
- a CDS encoding aldehyde dehydrogenase family protein gives MDIRNEYRLFIDGDPVESVTGGRLPIVNPSTETELTTVAAGDSRDVERAVAAARETLADWRSRPPAERGELLADVADRIRAAQTELADLETLDTGKPWSQALVDVDGCARAFEYYAGIADKIHGDSIPLGEEYVDYTVREPLGVTAQIIPWNYPIGIFGRSVAPALAAGNTAVVKPAEEAPLSSVRVAEIAADAGLPNGVLNVVPGRGDEAGAALSSHPDVDGVSFTGSVETGRQVGKAAMEHLAHVHLELGGKSPLVVFGDADLDAAIESAVAGLFTSNAGQICSGASRLLVHEDVHDAVVEQLAARVESLTVGPGMDDPDVGPLISADQLDRVASYVDAGRREYGGPLIGGVPDRTGYFVEPTIFDDVDHDSRLAQEEIFGPVLVVTTFADETEAVELANDVDYGLVAGVFTEDLRRAHRFARDVHAGQIYVNEWFVGGIETPFGGYDNSGVGREKGLSAIENYTQEKNVGININP, from the coding sequence ATGGATATCAGGAACGAGTATCGTCTCTTCATCGATGGAGACCCGGTCGAGTCCGTGACGGGTGGCCGATTGCCGATCGTGAACCCGTCCACGGAGACCGAACTCACGACGGTCGCTGCCGGTGACAGTCGAGACGTCGAGAGAGCCGTGGCCGCAGCCCGCGAGACGCTCGCTGACTGGCGGTCCCGACCGCCAGCGGAACGCGGCGAACTGCTCGCCGACGTTGCAGACCGTATCCGGGCCGCGCAGACGGAGCTTGCAGACCTGGAGACGCTCGACACTGGCAAACCCTGGTCTCAGGCACTCGTTGACGTGGACGGCTGCGCCCGCGCCTTCGAGTACTACGCGGGTATCGCCGACAAAATACACGGCGATAGTATCCCGCTCGGCGAGGAGTACGTGGACTACACCGTTCGAGAACCGCTAGGTGTCACCGCCCAGATCATCCCGTGGAACTACCCGATCGGCATCTTCGGCCGATCAGTCGCTCCGGCGCTCGCCGCGGGCAACACAGCGGTCGTGAAGCCGGCCGAGGAGGCGCCCCTCTCGTCGGTCAGGGTCGCCGAGATCGCGGCCGACGCTGGCCTCCCCAACGGCGTTCTCAACGTCGTTCCTGGCCGTGGGGACGAGGCGGGCGCTGCCCTCTCCAGCCACCCCGATGTCGACGGCGTGAGCTTCACCGGATCGGTCGAAACAGGCCGCCAGGTCGGGAAGGCGGCCATGGAGCATCTCGCGCATGTACACCTCGAACTCGGAGGGAAGAGCCCGCTGGTCGTGTTCGGGGACGCCGACCTGGACGCTGCCATCGAGAGCGCTGTCGCCGGGTTGTTCACCTCGAACGCCGGCCAGATCTGCTCCGGGGCCTCCCGCCTGCTCGTCCACGAGGACGTTCACGACGCAGTCGTTGAGCAGCTCGCTGCGCGGGTCGAGTCGCTCACGGTCGGCCCCGGTATGGACGACCCGGACGTGGGCCCACTGATTTCGGCCGACCAACTCGACCGCGTCGCTTCCTACGTCGACGCGGGCCGGCGGGAGTACGGCGGCCCGCTCATCGGAGGCGTCCCGGACCGGACTGGCTACTTCGTCGAACCAACGATCTTCGACGACGTGGACCACGACTCGCGCCTCGCCCAGGAGGAGATCTTCGGGCCAGTGCTCGTTGTGACGACCTTCGCCGACGAGACGGAGGCCGTCGAACTCGCCAACGACGTCGACTACGGGCTCGTCGCCGGGGTGTTCACCGAGGACCTGCGGCGCGCGCACCGCTTCGCTCGCGACGTCCATGCCGGGCAGATATACGTCAACGAGTGGTTCGTGGGCGGGATCGAGACGCCGTTCGGCGGGTACGACAACAGCGGCGTCGGTCGCGAGAAGGGGCTCTCGGCGATCGAGAACTACACGCAGGAAAAGAACGTCGGCATCAACATCAACCCATGA